In Gigantopelta aegis isolate Gae_Host chromosome 14, Gae_host_genome, whole genome shotgun sequence, the following proteins share a genomic window:
- the LOC121389247 gene encoding FMRFamide receptor-like, whose translation MELKDILLWIHVVLQVFGVVGHVLSVMVLAERTLRSSTSLYLTMMSLFNCLFLVLSLYRDLDGVESSDLTVPKSVMITILSTIGICSIYTTVAVTIERYVAVAYPLKAHALCTVSSLRNIGQASLVNSGCACCPDFVQMGQSDKRNRF comes from the exons ATGGAGTTAAAGGACATTCTCTTGTGGATCCACGTCGTGCTACAGGTTTTCGGAGTGGTCGGCCATGTTTTATCGGTCATGGTTCTGGCAGAGCGCACTCTGAGATCGTCGACGTCTCTGTATCTGACGATGATGTCGTTGTTTAATTGTCTCTTCCTCGTTCTCAGCCTATACCGCGACCTCGATGGCGTGGAGTCGTCAGATTTGACAGTTCCCAAGTCTGTAATGATCACCATACTTTCTACAATTGGAATTTGTTCTATTTACACAACTGTCGCCGTCACCATAGAAAGATACGTTGCTGTGGCCTATCCATTGAAGGCGCATGCGCTATGCACAGTTTCC TCGCTTCGCAACATCGGTCAAGCGTCACTGGTGAATTCCGGTTGTGCATGTTGTCCAGATTTCGTGCAAATGGGTCAAAGTGATAAAAGAAACCGATTCTAG